The following coding sequences lie in one Synechococcus sp. PCC 7336 genomic window:
- a CDS encoding glycosyltransferase family 4 protein, translating into MKILTLSNCPLKESLGSGYVILKYCQGLRSLGHEVDVYGPESFELFPFLQGKGKIDRLTIGMLLFALRKIRTKNYDIIELYGAQSWLTAWVFSRIPKRNFITISHSNGIENHVSEQLSEYQSSQLTRKPWSIDRSVLYEKAFTAVDGIVTVSQFDLDYARRQDYQPASAAVAIENPLPDSFLGLSVQFERQPKIGFCGSWIDRKGIQTIQADMPKLLREFPHCQFMLIGVGESFRKEEVFPEDVCDRITAIAYVDDRDRLQKLYEQFSISIVPSLYESFGLVTSEAMACGVAVVATKTGFAAHLKHRENAMLLDRSRSPQLYEATRSLLLDEALRRSIAEKGYRRVQSLRWDTAIKTLESTYLNWLDSYRKNRVNLETA; encoded by the coding sequence ATGAAAATTCTCACCCTCAGCAATTGTCCATTAAAAGAATCACTGGGCTCTGGGTATGTGATCTTGAAATACTGTCAAGGGCTGCGATCGCTCGGGCACGAGGTAGATGTCTATGGCCCCGAGTCCTTCGAGCTCTTCCCGTTTTTACAAGGAAAAGGCAAGATCGATCGATTGACAATCGGCATGCTTCTCTTCGCTCTTCGAAAGATCCGAACAAAAAATTATGACATTATTGAACTGTACGGAGCCCAATCTTGGTTAACAGCTTGGGTTTTCAGTCGAATTCCCAAACGAAATTTTATTACGATCTCCCATTCAAATGGGATTGAAAACCATGTTTCAGAACAACTATCCGAGTACCAGTCTTCACAATTGACTAGAAAACCCTGGAGCATCGATCGCTCTGTCCTCTACGAAAAAGCATTTACCGCTGTGGATGGCATCGTAACGGTCAGTCAGTTTGATTTAGATTATGCTCGGCGCCAAGACTATCAGCCAGCCAGTGCTGCTGTTGCCATTGAAAATCCTTTGCCAGATTCTTTTCTAGGATTGTCCGTTCAATTCGAACGTCAACCCAAGATCGGATTTTGTGGGTCTTGGATCGATCGTAAGGGCATTCAAACGATCCAAGCCGATATGCCCAAGTTGCTGCGCGAGTTTCCCCACTGTCAATTTATGCTAATTGGAGTTGGCGAATCTTTTCGAAAAGAAGAAGTGTTTCCAGAAGATGTTTGCGATCGCATCACAGCAATCGCGTATGTCGACGATCGCGATCGCCTGCAAAAGCTTTACGAACAATTCTCTATTTCAATTGTCCCTTCTCTCTACGAGAGTTTTGGCCTCGTGACTAGCGAGGCAATGGCTTGCGGTGTGGCTGTAGTTGCGACGAAAACAGGGTTTGCCGCACACCTCAAGCATCGAGAGAATGCCATGTTACTCGATCGCTCGCGATCGCCCCAATTATACGAAGCCACCCGAAGTCTTCTGTTAGATGAAGCACTACGACGAAGTATCGCTGAAAAAGGTTATCGGCGAGTTCAATCATTGCGTTGGGATACGGCCATTAAAACTCTGGAATCAACTTATTTAAATTGGCTAGATTCATATAGAAAGAATAGAGTTAATTTGGAGACAGCCTAA
- a CDS encoding ISL3 family transposase has product MELLQHLLPSQTDVSLNSWSIDPANQQLVVNLCSTQTVACCPLCHRSTDRIHSHYERTLRDLPLVQFTLTILLQVCKFFCLNERCPRRIFTERLPEVVAPWARRTTRYTAQLEAMGLALGGSAAARLSHQLGYGYSRNTILRAISKLPLPVMATPKILGVDDFAFRTGHHYGTILVDLETNQPIALLPDRAAGTLAAWLKEHPGVKILSRDRSKAYRRGMSDGAPDAIQVADRFHLLQNLEEALEKVFKGQTQSLEQVEQQQIQAQQPTEAPTPEAAPDRYRTQREVNRAIRLEKWEQTHALRKQGYAIKDIAHHLGIGERTVYTYLAASTFPEWQYPVGRRRNPSCLDPYKAYLSEQWQQGRQQTKQLFGEIQQQGYPGSYMTVARYTRQLRCSLPSIKPSRESLNDLPGRGPAPSPATPVSEPLSAKRAAWLLLTRPENLTPEEKTLLEKLGQQPKLSGAIALAQGFIKLVRERLPGEFDDWLETAVSSSIKALRSFAKGLQEDYDAVKAALTLEVSNGPVEGQNNRLKMLKRQMFGRAGLELLAKRLILIS; this is encoded by the coding sequence GTGGAACTTTTACAGCATCTCCTGCCCAGCCAAACGGATGTGAGCTTGAACAGTTGGAGTATCGATCCGGCCAACCAACAGCTCGTTGTTAACCTCTGCTCGACTCAAACGGTGGCCTGTTGCCCGCTGTGTCATCGCTCCACCGATCGCATCCATAGCCACTATGAGAGAACGTTGAGGGATCTGCCATTAGTTCAATTCACGCTGACGATATTGCTCCAAGTCTGTAAGTTCTTCTGCCTCAACGAGCGTTGCCCTCGGCGTATCTTTACGGAGCGTCTGCCCGAGGTTGTCGCGCCTTGGGCCAGACGCACGACTCGCTACACGGCTCAACTGGAAGCGATGGGCTTAGCCCTCGGTGGTTCGGCAGCAGCCCGCTTGAGCCATCAGCTCGGATACGGATACAGCCGCAACACCATCTTGCGAGCCATCTCCAAATTGCCCCTACCAGTCATGGCCACGCCAAAGATATTGGGGGTGGATGATTTCGCGTTTCGCACGGGTCATCATTACGGAACGATCTTGGTCGACTTGGAGACCAACCAACCGATCGCACTACTCCCCGACCGGGCGGCTGGGACCTTAGCAGCCTGGTTGAAAGAGCATCCTGGCGTGAAGATTCTCTCGAGAGATCGCTCCAAAGCCTACAGGCGAGGCATGAGCGATGGAGCACCCGATGCCATCCAGGTAGCCGATCGCTTTCATCTGTTGCAGAATCTCGAAGAGGCTTTAGAGAAAGTCTTTAAGGGACAAACCCAGTCGCTCGAACAGGTTGAGCAGCAACAGATTCAAGCCCAACAGCCAACCGAAGCACCGACCCCCGAAGCTGCTCCGGATAGATATCGAACCCAAAGGGAAGTCAATCGGGCCATACGACTGGAGAAGTGGGAACAAACCCATGCTCTACGCAAGCAAGGCTATGCCATTAAAGACATTGCCCATCACCTCGGCATTGGCGAGCGAACGGTGTATACCTACCTGGCCGCGTCAACGTTTCCGGAATGGCAATATCCTGTGGGGCGGCGGAGAAACCCCAGTTGTTTGGATCCATACAAGGCTTACCTGTCAGAGCAATGGCAGCAAGGGCGCCAACAAACTAAACAGTTGTTTGGCGAGATCCAACAGCAAGGGTACCCGGGCAGCTATATGACCGTCGCCCGTTACACTCGGCAGTTGCGTTGCTCTCTGCCCTCCATCAAGCCCAGCCGAGAATCCCTCAATGACTTACCGGGTCGGGGACCAGCGCCATCACCCGCCACACCAGTGTCAGAGCCTTTGAGTGCCAAGCGGGCGGCTTGGCTGCTGTTGACACGGCCTGAAAACCTTACGCCTGAGGAGAAAACCCTGCTGGAAAAACTGGGCCAGCAGCCAAAGTTATCGGGGGCGATCGCTCTGGCTCAGGGGTTCATCAAACTGGTGCGCGAGCGACTGCCTGGGGAATTCGACGATTGGCTGGAGACAGCTGTGAGCAGCTCAATCAAGGCATTACGGAGTTTTGCCAAGGGTCTTCAAGAAGATTACGATGCGGTGAAAGCAGCTCTCACACTCGAGGTGAGCAATGGGCCAGTGGAGGGTCAAAACAACCGACTAAAAATGCTGAAACGGCAGATGTTTGGAAGGGCTGGGCTCGAGCTATTGGCCAAGCGCCTCATCCTAATCAGTTGA
- a CDS encoding endonuclease domain-containing protein has translation MDRGQTDSERAIALYDRNITESSSLLVEYLSKICTGEVRVVLYSDAEAALSQLESSRVDCAIASTIAVREWTSLPDRDTAIEDTLRSLAAVTLAIWPAWYGQQDTFLSAGNSHDELLANQLKIRELQKARQEICTPWLKAAVKACQSGKPPILSSFPRGMQFAQLALAINPDRLVLVLVANDLQPSDDRLLGLARAATWFAKETRARVAVLLPKALSQQRELDSILYGAIALPDSPREGGDGERQEETKHAIWPIQGKPHPFSPGEKLLAERLARDPELGGLFHCNESVLTTRGSRFLVDLVWPEGKVAVEVDGYRYHSNRFAFSEDRQRDYELVLSGYVVLRLPHDEVMDDVVIATEKIRDFVRFRHADRSC, from the coding sequence ATGGATCGGGGGCAAACTGATAGTGAGAGGGCGATCGCCCTTTACGATCGAAATATTACGGAATCCAGCTCGTTGTTAGTCGAATATTTGTCTAAAATCTGTACAGGTGAAGTCAGAGTAGTCCTATATTCGGATGCTGAAGCAGCTCTATCGCAGCTTGAGAGCTCTAGAGTCGATTGTGCGATCGCCAGCACAATCGCTGTCAGGGAGTGGACGAGCCTGCCCGATCGAGACACCGCGATTGAAGACACGCTGCGATCGCTGGCAGCAGTCACCCTCGCAATCTGGCCTGCGTGGTACGGCCAGCAGGATACATTTCTCAGCGCGGGCAACAGTCACGACGAACTTCTTGCCAATCAACTGAAGATTCGAGAACTGCAAAAAGCTCGACAGGAAATTTGTACCCCTTGGCTGAAAGCCGCTGTCAAAGCCTGTCAGTCTGGCAAACCGCCTATCTTGTCGAGTTTCCCGAGGGGGATGCAGTTTGCCCAACTGGCACTGGCCATCAACCCGGATCGTCTCGTACTGGTTTTGGTGGCGAACGATCTGCAACCGTCAGATGACCGACTTCTGGGACTCGCCCGAGCGGCAACTTGGTTTGCCAAGGAAACCCGGGCACGCGTTGCCGTGCTGCTCCCCAAGGCTCTATCGCAGCAGCGGGAGTTAGACTCGATTCTCTATGGCGCGATCGCGCTGCCCGACTCACCTCGCGAGGGGGGTGATGGCGAGCGGCAGGAGGAAACCAAACACGCTATCTGGCCCATCCAGGGCAAGCCTCATCCCTTCAGCCCCGGAGAAAAGTTGCTAGCCGAACGGCTGGCCAGAGATCCTGAGTTGGGGGGACTATTTCACTGCAATGAAAGCGTGCTGACAACCCGGGGCAGTCGGTTCCTGGTAGACCTGGTTTGGCCGGAGGGTAAGGTGGCAGTTGAGGTGGATGGCTATCGATATCACAGCAACCGATTTGCGTTTAGTGAAGATCGCCAGCGAGACTATGAATTGGTGCTGAGCGGCTACGTTGTTTTGAGGTTGCCGCACGACGAAGTTATGGACGATGTTGTAATCGCAACAGAGAAGATCCGCGATTTTGTGCGCTTTCGTCATGCGGATCGCTCTTGCTAA
- a CDS encoding helicase HerA domain-containing protein produces MADRKQVPSLQALAATDFDWTMHLKSVWRDSNSDVEGVHRDKRDKIARELKRLQGTKNPNSPLGMIFVGQAGAGKTHLLSAVRKQALAQNFGFVLADMTDVRDFWETILQGYVSSLQEADASGQPQSQRLIEFLIQQLGIPISLQKFSNAEPPALKKYTNVVLKTMFDIAPQEVRKFQDVIRALLLLNSNDFAASELGYNWLQGLAIEEAGRAEFGFSQAIAKHHSNIVEGLSWLMSLRGPSVLALDQLDAIIAQHNIAIGSNVDEEMLDEQRVSKSIIEGIAGGLMELRDKTRRTLIVLSCLEGTWAILNDKAVSPAHDRFQPPILLGPVLSDKNASQIVELRLQEAYQNFNFNPPYPTWPFTQQFFEAAKGEYPRSILKCCDLHREQCLSKGEITELSSLISPPPIIDPSPIEISKFDRELEEAKKRVDLEVLRDETNEDRVFGSLLQTAGDCLVTENSTPDSVDALVDVDFPGGKSYKTLHARLRLVFHNEDDREKHLCLRVLQKKNSNAYKARLKAAMTASGIDRALSFRKLGLVRTLDLPGGAATQKLTREFEDNGGLFLYPAEDEMRTLGALHQLTRNRSSEFDEWLRKRRPVSQLTCFKDAVDWLFEGAIAEPVGVPAPSLGGSSTTETPSRTNGSHSISNSGAPAPSTTNNPPPGSPPGPRDLPIGARLIGDRPRETLSLKVENLTKHAVVLAGSGSGKTVLVKRLVEEAALMGIPSIVIDCANDLARMGDRWPTHPESWRNEDDRKEAQYCQQAEVVVWTPGREDGNPLNLEPIPDLAAVARDPSELNRAADMARDTLQEIVAPGNSQTAILKRGILKAALEYFAKDGGGNLTDFVELLSELPPEAGGGIAKADKKARDMADTLRAEILNNPLLRHSGSALDPAILFGLNSQSGKTRISIVNFVGLSGLNAQQQFLNQLSMTLFTWIKKNPAPADQSLRGLLVIDEAKDFIPSQRTSPCKDNINRLAAQARKYGLGLVFATQAPKSIDHNIVANCSTQFYGRANSPAAIAAIKEQLNQRGGGGHDLARLAKGQFYVVGETIATPTKIQAPLCLSYHPQSPLDELEVLARAKVHRKSL; encoded by the coding sequence ATGGCAGATCGGAAGCAAGTACCGTCGCTACAGGCGCTGGCAGCGACTGACTTTGACTGGACCATGCACCTAAAAAGTGTATGGCGGGATAGCAATAGCGATGTGGAGGGGGTCCATCGAGACAAGCGGGACAAGATTGCGCGTGAGTTGAAACGCTTGCAGGGGACAAAAAATCCCAATTCACCTCTAGGGATGATTTTCGTCGGGCAAGCGGGTGCGGGTAAAACCCACCTGCTGAGTGCCGTCAGAAAACAGGCGCTTGCTCAGAATTTCGGGTTTGTCCTGGCGGATATGACCGACGTGCGAGACTTCTGGGAAACTATTTTGCAAGGGTATGTGAGTTCCCTGCAGGAAGCAGATGCGAGTGGTCAGCCTCAAAGTCAGCGTCTGATTGAATTTCTTATTCAGCAGTTAGGAATTCCAATTTCGTTACAGAAATTCTCTAATGCAGAACCTCCTGCTCTTAAAAAGTATACAAATGTCGTCTTGAAAACGATGTTTGATATTGCCCCACAGGAGGTACGCAAGTTTCAGGATGTTATCCGTGCCCTCTTATTGCTAAATTCCAATGATTTTGCCGCATCTGAATTGGGCTACAACTGGCTGCAAGGACTCGCAATCGAAGAAGCGGGTAGAGCGGAGTTTGGCTTTTCTCAGGCGATCGCCAAGCATCACAGCAATATCGTAGAAGGCCTGTCTTGGTTGATGAGTCTCCGAGGCCCTTCAGTTCTAGCGTTGGATCAGTTAGATGCCATTATTGCCCAGCACAATATCGCGATCGGTTCCAATGTTGATGAAGAAATGCTGGACGAGCAGCGGGTGTCCAAATCGATTATTGAGGGCATTGCAGGCGGTCTGATGGAATTGCGCGACAAGACCCGCCGAACGCTGATTGTGCTCTCTTGTCTGGAAGGAACATGGGCTATTTTGAACGACAAGGCTGTATCACCAGCGCACGATCGCTTTCAGCCGCCAATATTACTCGGGCCAGTTCTGTCCGATAAAAATGCTAGTCAAATTGTGGAACTCCGGTTACAAGAAGCCTACCAAAACTTTAATTTCAATCCTCCTTATCCAACTTGGCCCTTCACTCAGCAGTTCTTTGAAGCAGCCAAAGGGGAATATCCACGGAGTATCTTGAAGTGTTGCGATCTCCATCGCGAGCAGTGCTTGTCAAAAGGGGAAATTACAGAACTATCCTCCCTAATTTCACCGCCTCCAATTATAGATCCAAGCCCAATAGAAATCAGTAAATTCGATCGGGAGCTTGAAGAAGCCAAAAAGCGAGTTGACTTAGAAGTCTTGCGAGATGAAACAAATGAAGATCGAGTCTTCGGTTCTTTATTGCAAACAGCCGGAGACTGTCTCGTGACTGAGAATTCTACACCAGACTCCGTTGATGCTTTGGTGGATGTCGATTTCCCCGGAGGAAAAAGCTACAAAACACTTCACGCTCGCCTTCGCTTAGTCTTTCACAACGAGGACGATCGCGAAAAACATCTGTGCTTGCGAGTCCTCCAAAAAAAGAATTCTAATGCCTATAAGGCTCGTCTAAAAGCAGCCATGACAGCATCTGGCATCGATAGAGCTTTGAGCTTTCGAAAATTAGGGCTCGTGCGTACTCTCGATTTACCTGGGGGAGCTGCAACCCAAAAGCTGACGCGGGAATTTGAGGACAATGGCGGTCTGTTTCTCTATCCTGCTGAAGACGAGATGCGGACTTTAGGGGCATTGCATCAACTCACCCGCAACCGCAGTTCCGAGTTTGACGAATGGCTGCGCAAGCGCCGCCCCGTCTCGCAACTGACTTGCTTCAAAGATGCGGTTGACTGGCTATTTGAGGGGGCGATCGCCGAGCCAGTGGGGGTACCTGCCCCCTCACTTGGAGGGAGTTCGACGACTGAGACTCCCTCTCGCACCAACGGTTCCCACTCGATTAGCAATAGCGGTGCGCCTGCACCAAGCACAACCAATAACCCGCCTCCCGGTAGTCCGCCAGGGCCGAGGGATTTACCGATCGGAGCGCGTCTGATAGGCGATCGCCCCCGAGAGACCCTGTCTCTGAAAGTTGAAAATCTGACCAAACACGCAGTTGTCCTGGCAGGCAGTGGCTCCGGTAAAACCGTTTTGGTGAAGCGATTGGTGGAAGAAGCCGCTCTGATGGGCATCCCCTCGATCGTGATTGATTGTGCGAACGATCTGGCTCGCATGGGCGATCGCTGGCCCACCCATCCCGAGAGTTGGCGCAACGAAGACGATCGGAAAGAAGCACAGTACTGCCAACAAGCCGAGGTCGTCGTCTGGACCCCCGGTCGCGAGGATGGCAATCCTTTAAATCTAGAACCCATCCCCGACCTCGCCGCTGTCGCTCGCGATCCCTCCGAACTCAATCGTGCAGCCGATATGGCCCGCGACACCTTGCAAGAAATTGTGGCCCCAGGCAATTCTCAAACGGCAATCCTGAAGCGGGGCATTCTCAAAGCTGCCCTCGAATACTTTGCCAAAGATGGTGGTGGGAACCTGACGGACTTTGTCGAACTCCTATCGGAGCTTCCCCCAGAAGCCGGAGGAGGCATTGCGAAAGCCGACAAAAAAGCTCGCGATATGGCCGATACCTTGAGAGCTGAAATTCTCAACAATCCCCTGCTCCGCCACAGTGGTTCGGCCCTCGATCCCGCCATCCTCTTCGGGTTGAATAGCCAGTCTGGCAAAACCAGAATCTCGATTGTGAACTTTGTCGGCCTCAGTGGCCTGAACGCTCAACAGCAGTTTCTCAATCAACTCTCCATGACTCTATTCACCTGGATCAAGAAGAATCCAGCCCCTGCGGACCAGTCGTTAAGGGGATTGCTGGTGATTGACGAGGCTAAAGATTTCATTCCTTCCCAGAGAACTTCTCCTTGCAAGGACAATATCAACCGTCTCGCAGCTCAGGCACGCAAATACGGTCTGGGGCTAGTCTTCGCAACCCAAGCACCCAAGAGTATCGACCACAATATCGTAGCGAACTGTTCGACCCAGTTTTACGGGCGAGCAAATTCCCCCGCCGCGATCGCGGCTATTAAGGAGCAACTCAATCAACGAGGCGGCGGCGGCCACGATCTAGCAAGACTGGCTAAAGGCCAGTTTTACGTTGTCGGGGAAACGATCGCCACGCCAACAAAGATCCAGGCTCCACTTTGTCTGTCCTATCACCCTCAAAGTCCACTGGATGAATTAGAAGTCCTTGCCAGAGCCAAAGTGCATCGGAAGTCCCTTTAA
- a CDS encoding segregation/condensation protein A yields MAASLAEEAIALLIELAERGEIDPWDVNVIDAIDRFLVNLAPTANTRDLSESGQAFLYASMLVYLKALALAEAEAAEEDDFEEAPWEGEVTPLPNIPLEDTLRPRPVARINRTRPITLKDIIAQLQAIEEAVQRQEERPKRTRPKPQPRGERLTSIAQLSHAENLAETVSLLEPILAQTWQHSACMSLDNLFAIQQELYPGKASFAAVFWALLMMASRSQVQLQQEEFYLDLSVLPVAPATVEELPSMLDGDRQTA; encoded by the coding sequence GTGGCTGCGTCGCTGGCCGAAGAGGCGATCGCCTTACTGATCGAATTGGCAGAACGAGGGGAAATCGATCCGTGGGACGTGAATGTCATTGACGCGATCGACCGGTTTCTGGTGAATTTGGCTCCTACCGCCAACACCCGCGACTTGTCGGAGTCCGGTCAAGCTTTTTTGTATGCTTCGATGCTGGTCTATCTCAAGGCGCTCGCCCTTGCTGAAGCAGAGGCAGCGGAGGAAGACGACTTCGAAGAGGCGCCTTGGGAGGGGGAGGTGACGCCACTCCCCAATATTCCTTTAGAGGACACATTGCGACCGCGTCCTGTGGCCCGTATCAACCGCACCCGTCCCATTACGCTCAAAGACATCATCGCTCAGTTGCAGGCAATCGAAGAAGCCGTACAGCGTCAGGAGGAGCGGCCCAAACGCACTCGCCCCAAACCTCAACCGCGCGGCGAGCGTTTGACCAGCATCGCGCAACTGTCCCACGCCGAAAATCTGGCAGAAACGGTGTCTCTACTCGAACCAATTTTGGCCCAGACCTGGCAGCATTCGGCTTGCATGAGTCTAGACAATCTCTTTGCTATCCAACAGGAGCTATATCCCGGCAAGGCCAGTTTTGCAGCCGTGTTCTGGGCCTTGTTGATGATGGCCTCGCGATCGCAGGTTCAGCTCCAGCAGGAGGAGTTTTATCTCGATCTGTCGGTCTTGCCAGTGGCTCCCGCAACGGTTGAAGAGTTGCCGTCGATGCTCGATGGCGATCGACAAACTGCCTAG
- the aroQ gene encoding type II 3-dehydroquinate dehydratase: protein MSASLLSILVLHGPNLNLLGTREVSTYGIASLDRINQSLQVLAKELEATLEIVQSNHEGVLIDAIHASRDKQVGLLINPGAYTHTSIAIRDAIAGVEIPTVEVHLSNIHRREPFRHRSYIAPVAIGQISGFGPASYELGLRALANYLRQSQ from the coding sequence ATGTCCGCTTCTCTCTTGTCCATTCTGGTATTGCACGGCCCCAATCTCAATCTGCTGGGGACTCGGGAAGTCAGTACCTACGGCATCGCCAGCCTCGATCGCATCAATCAATCGTTACAAGTCCTAGCAAAGGAATTAGAGGCAACTCTCGAGATCGTGCAGTCCAACCACGAAGGAGTTCTCATCGACGCGATTCACGCCAGCCGGGACAAACAGGTAGGATTGCTGATCAATCCCGGCGCCTATACCCACACCAGCATTGCCATCCGAGATGCGATCGCGGGAGTAGAGATTCCTACAGTCGAAGTGCATCTGAGCAATATTCACAGGCGCGAACCGTTTCGACATCGCTCTTACATTGCACCTGTGGCGATCGGTCAGATTAGTGGCTTCGGTCCCGCAAGCTACGAGCTGGGGTTGCGGGCGTTAGCGAACTACCTGCGACAGTCCCAATGA
- a CDS encoding mechanosensitive ion channel family protein, with the protein MLRSVFSLLPVLIAQAEAGQSSDIPSGLIKPFDLGRLLWTVGAIAIAWIAIAAVKRFTHWLSERVARRFRLTFKQLLPFCQGLILLITAVYIANLWLDFSNANFLAISGTIAVALGFAFKDFVSSVIAGAIALYEAPYRVGDRVQIGDHYGEVVGYSLRTIRLKTPDDNIVSIPHNTNWTSPISNANNGSLEAQVVTDLYLDCSTDIQAAIRILYLAAYTSKYTQLKLPITVVASETPWSTHLKLKSYPMDARDEFAYKTDLLLRAKQSFKACGIEYSRFGGPEATGGVEG; encoded by the coding sequence ATGCTTAGATCGGTCTTCAGCCTCCTCCCAGTCTTAATAGCTCAAGCCGAAGCGGGCCAGAGCAGCGATATCCCATCAGGACTCATCAAGCCATTCGATTTAGGGCGATTGTTGTGGACAGTCGGGGCGATCGCGATCGCCTGGATTGCCATCGCCGCTGTCAAACGCTTCACCCATTGGCTATCCGAACGGGTGGCCCGTCGGTTTCGACTGACCTTCAAGCAATTGTTGCCCTTCTGCCAAGGGTTAATTCTGCTCATTACTGCCGTATATATCGCCAATCTGTGGCTCGATTTCTCGAACGCCAACTTTTTAGCGATTAGCGGCACCATCGCTGTTGCCCTGGGATTTGCCTTCAAAGACTTTGTCAGCTCTGTCATTGCCGGAGCGATCGCCCTCTACGAAGCTCCCTACCGAGTCGGCGATCGCGTTCAAATTGGCGACCATTACGGCGAGGTGGTGGGTTACAGTCTGCGCACCATCCGCCTCAAAACCCCTGATGACAACATCGTTTCCATTCCCCACAACACCAATTGGACCTCGCCCATTTCCAATGCCAACAATGGATCTCTCGAAGCTCAAGTGGTCACCGATCTCTATCTCGATTGCAGTACCGACATTCAAGCTGCCATCCGCATCCTCTATCTAGCCGCCTATACCAGCAAATACACTCAGCTCAAACTCCCCATCACCGTTGTTGCTTCCGAAACCCCTTGGTCTACACATCTCAAACTCAAAAGCTATCCAATGGATGCCCGCGATGAATTTGCTTACAAAACCGATTTACTCCTCAGGGCCAAACAGTCATTTAAAGCCTGCGGCATCGAATATTCCCGCTTCGGAGGGCCTGAGGCAACGGGGGGAGTAGAAGGCTAA
- a CDS encoding Card1-like endonuclease domain-containing protein → MGAFGGATIAPEIAPVIARQLQRDRHAALSTSDTPTVLPPPTPPEPSTSRESSASTAFAPTSANGAADNRQQDAIEWFAAKSISIEPSQQQNSGLNKIFFEHAERIGQAYIKHRDSSIIANFLRHVRWAITNRKNIRFVFKKNASQSDIRILTGLCNYLKRSTFLSHYNYNRSQKVIYADVQAERGDIRLFLTGQWFEQFILHEARKILNDSGLAYDHLLNPKVTFQNEDSYEVDILFLVKQEPILIECKTGGNANAHLSKFSSHCDRLSINPSRAFLVILDLAESELQTMNQVWEFQTANIFNFPDKFKSMLS, encoded by the coding sequence TTGGGGGCTTTTGGGGGCGCGACGATCGCACCGGAGATCGCTCCAGTCATTGCTCGTCAACTCCAGCGCGATCGCCATGCCGCGCTCTCCACAAGTGATACACCCACGGTTTTGCCGCCTCCAACACCGCCAGAACCCTCTACCTCTCGGGAATCCAGCGCTTCAACGGCCTTTGCCCCAACCTCTGCAAACGGAGCAGCGGATAATCGTCAGCAAGACGCGATCGAATGGTTTGCCGCTAAAAGTATTTCGATCGAACCCTCGCAGCAGCAAAACTCGGGATTAAATAAAATCTTTTTTGAACATGCCGAACGAATCGGGCAAGCGTATATCAAACATCGAGATAGCTCAATTATTGCGAATTTTTTACGGCACGTACGATGGGCTATTACAAACAGAAAAAATATTCGATTTGTTTTCAAGAAAAATGCTTCTCAAAGTGATATCAGGATTCTGACCGGATTGTGCAATTATTTGAAGAGGTCAACCTTTCTGAGTCACTATAATTACAATCGCTCGCAAAAAGTGATTTATGCTGACGTTCAAGCCGAGCGGGGAGACATTCGCTTATTTTTGACTGGGCAATGGTTCGAACAATTTATATTGCATGAAGCGCGTAAGATTCTAAATGACTCCGGTCTCGCATACGACCATCTTCTCAACCCCAAAGTCACCTTCCAAAATGAAGACTCCTATGAAGTCGATATCCTATTTTTAGTCAAGCAGGAGCCAATATTGATTGAGTGTAAAACTGGAGGCAATGCGAATGCTCACTTAAGCAAGTTTTCATCCCATTGCGATCGCCTCTCCATCAATCCATCGAGGGCATTTCTAGTCATTCTAGATCTCGCGGAGAGTGAATTACAAACCATGAATCAGGTTTGGGAATTTCAAACTGCCAATATCTTTAACTTCCCCGACAAATTTAAGTCAATGCTCTCCTAA